A region of Pleionea litopenaei DNA encodes the following proteins:
- a CDS encoding efflux RND transporter periplasmic adaptor subunit, translating to MPSRSWFVTGIAAVVAVVGLASCEQSAPAQGGGMPAPEVTTMTVAQSQYPLNVILSGRTVDFRQAEIRPQVAGIVQQRLFREGQVVQKDDVLYRIDAAPYQAELNRAKANLKRAEAVALNAEHRAKRVSNLFKDKLVSQQDYDDAQANLLQAKADVDVAKAATVAAQINLDYTDIRAPISGQIGRSFVTEGSLVTTNQVQALATIRQTDPIYVDLTQSANEMQALRSQVKGTGDQPLPVALLLDDGSYYSQNGELQFAEVNVDPSSGMVTLRAVFPNSDGVLMPGMFVRAEIRYGEKQGILLPQSIVQRTPTGGASVYQLDEQNTVSILPIQIDRAVGSNWLVKQGVSPGTRLVTQGLQKIRPGMQVRVAPQPQADAGE from the coding sequence ATGCCGAGTCGATCTTGGTTTGTTACAGGCATCGCTGCTGTGGTGGCGGTCGTAGGCCTCGCGAGTTGCGAACAGTCGGCGCCAGCGCAAGGTGGTGGTATGCCTGCCCCTGAAGTGACCACAATGACCGTGGCACAAAGCCAGTATCCGTTGAATGTTATATTGAGCGGTCGCACCGTCGACTTTCGCCAAGCGGAAATTCGCCCTCAAGTCGCAGGCATCGTTCAACAACGCTTGTTTCGTGAAGGCCAGGTCGTTCAGAAAGACGATGTTCTTTATCGCATTGATGCTGCGCCCTATCAAGCAGAACTCAATCGCGCAAAAGCCAATTTGAAACGTGCTGAAGCGGTGGCGTTAAATGCCGAGCATCGGGCGAAACGAGTCAGCAATCTATTTAAAGATAAGTTAGTTAGTCAGCAAGATTACGATGATGCACAAGCGAATCTGTTGCAAGCTAAAGCGGATGTCGACGTGGCTAAAGCAGCGACGGTAGCGGCACAAATAAATTTAGATTACACCGATATTCGGGCACCTATTAGTGGGCAAATCGGTCGCTCCTTTGTTACCGAAGGCAGTTTGGTGACAACCAATCAAGTACAAGCCCTTGCAACCATTCGGCAAACCGACCCCATTTATGTTGACTTGACTCAGTCGGCAAATGAAATGCAAGCGTTACGTAGTCAAGTGAAAGGTACAGGGGATCAACCATTACCAGTGGCTTTATTGCTTGATGACGGAAGCTACTATTCGCAAAACGGTGAGCTTCAGTTCGCTGAGGTAAACGTCGATCCGAGCAGTGGAATGGTCACTTTAAGAGCCGTATTTCCGAACTCTGATGGCGTTTTGATGCCCGGGATGTTTGTTAGGGCTGAAATTCGCTATGGCGAAAAACAAGGGATCTTGTTGCCGCAATCGATCGTTCAACGAACCCCGACTGGAGGTGCTTCGGTCTATCAATTGGACGAACAGAATACGGTTAGTATATTGCCGATTCAAATTGATCGAGCGGTTGGTTCGAACTGGTTAGTGAAGCAAGGCGTATCGCCTGGCACCCGTTTAGTTACTCAGGGACTGCAAAAAATTCGGCCTGGAATGCAAGTGCGAGTTGCGCCGCAGCCGCAAGCCGATGCAGGAGAATAA
- a CDS encoding phospholipase, with protein sequence MTTVARFISFCIPLAFAFNSLSAHAFKQVTHKRIVQDAVAYMQANPNTTEFAKLQRLANNAGLRVNELGNLLGQGAYDVDDFADTFICGAITGDCVQAPLWGMAESIVKYTSYWHFQNHTQGIDEHGNDFGGYNYSQLTVKGDVDNLASSWLYNDHLDDGRGGKTGWFGAEDSEYRTYQVTEGNYRQGSYSNYNMYQDFQNMPFQPLDNLGQYWYSEFWSQPTVQSLGFVLHTTDLLQPHHTWTTSALNHSGWEAWVADYYDSENLNDFAKVNQALSSFSPIAANSQDIRPLLTQGGSFSYAQGGIVLYSQSHNDRVAVANQVVPHAIAMVVHILNHAMNRFDTI encoded by the coding sequence ATGACCACCGTTGCACGTTTTATTTCTTTCTGTATTCCTCTCGCTTTCGCTTTTAATAGCTTGTCGGCACACGCCTTTAAACAGGTAACGCATAAACGCATCGTGCAAGATGCGGTGGCCTATATGCAAGCTAACCCAAATACAACAGAATTTGCAAAGCTACAGCGCTTGGCAAATAACGCCGGATTAAGAGTGAATGAGCTCGGAAATTTACTTGGCCAAGGTGCTTATGATGTCGACGATTTCGCCGATACATTTATCTGTGGCGCCATCACTGGCGACTGTGTTCAAGCGCCGCTATGGGGCATGGCTGAAAGCATTGTGAAATATACCTCTTACTGGCATTTTCAAAATCACACACAAGGTATCGATGAACATGGCAATGACTTTGGTGGTTACAACTACAGTCAACTAACGGTAAAAGGTGATGTCGATAACCTAGCCTCTTCTTGGCTTTACAACGATCATCTCGACGATGGCCGCGGTGGTAAAACTGGCTGGTTCGGTGCTGAGGACTCTGAGTACCGCACTTACCAAGTGACGGAAGGCAACTACCGACAAGGCAGCTACTCGAATTATAATATGTACCAAGATTTTCAAAACATGCCATTCCAACCGCTCGATAATCTTGGTCAATATTGGTACTCAGAATTTTGGTCGCAACCGACCGTTCAATCACTCGGGTTTGTATTACACACCACTGACTTGCTTCAACCGCACCATACTTGGACAACGTCAGCACTCAATCACTCTGGATGGGAAGCTTGGGTGGCAGACTATTACGACTCTGAAAACTTAAATGACTTTGCCAAAGTTAATCAAGCGCTCAGTAGCTTTTCTCCAATCGCAGCGAACTCGCAAGATATTCGACCTTTGTTAACCCAAGGTGGTAGCTTTTCGTACGCGCAAGGAGGAATTGTTCTTTATTCTCAAAGTCATAATGACCGTGTTGCCGTTGCCAACCAAGTTGTGCCTCATGCAATTGCAATGGTGGTGCATATTCTTAATCACGCCATGAATCGCTTTGATACAATTTAA
- a CDS encoding YceI family protein, with amino-acid sequence MKKVVLATLLSLSFGVASAADYVIDSKGAHASVNFKVSHLGYSWLLGRFNTFEGTFNYDPAKIEESKVMVTIDTTSLDSNHAERDKHLKSDDFLDAGKFPKATFVSTKVADQGNGKLVVTGDFTMHGVTKSISIDAQLVGAGEDPWGGYRAGFSGTTKINMGDFNFKKNYGDVWLDLHIEGIRQ; translated from the coding sequence ATGAAAAAAGTGGTTCTTGCAACGTTGTTGAGTTTGAGTTTTGGTGTGGCTTCAGCAGCTGATTATGTAATTGATTCGAAAGGTGCGCATGCATCGGTTAACTTTAAAGTGAGTCACCTTGGCTATTCTTGGTTGTTAGGGCGCTTCAATACTTTTGAAGGTACCTTCAATTATGACCCGGCGAAAATTGAAGAATCAAAGGTCATGGTAACAATTGATACTACCAGTCTAGATTCGAATCACGCGGAGCGTGATAAGCACTTAAAAAGCGATGATTTCTTAGACGCAGGTAAATTCCCAAAAGCTACCTTTGTCAGTACTAAAGTGGCCGACCAAGGCAATGGTAAGTTAGTGGTTACTGGTGATTTCACGATGCACGGAGTGACCAAAAGCATTTCGATCGATGCCCAATTGGTCGGGGCCGGTGAAGATCCTTGGGGTGGTTATCGAGCTGGTTTCAGCGGTACGACCAAAATTAATATGGGAGACTTTAATTTTAAGAAAAACTACGGAGATGTATGGTTAGACTTACATATCGAAGGGATCCGTCAGTAA
- a CDS encoding efflux RND transporter permease subunit, producing the protein MVNFFIDRPIFSWVIAIVIMLAGALAIKELPVEQYPKIAPPAVTINASYPGASAQTAENAVTQVIEQSMNGLDNLMYMSAQSDSIGNITITLTFETGTDADIAQVQVQNKLQQAMPLLPQEVQQQGVQVAKSSGAFLMVIGFYSESEKLTRYDISDYVVSNIKDPISRTAGVGNVVLFGSQYAMRVWLDAVKLEQFQLTPSDVVQAIRVQNNQVTAGQLGGMPAIDGQQINSAILAQTRLETPEEFAQILLRVNPDGSKVRLDDVARVELGGENYATIARFNGKTSSGLAIELATGANALDTAEAVKAKLDELRPFFPEDLRAEIPYDTTPFVEISISSVVQTLIEAIVLVFLVMYLFLQNIRATLIPTLAVPVVLLGTFGIMAALGFSINTLTMFGMVLAIGLLVDDAIVVVENVERVIHEDGLSPYEATRKSMGQITGALVGIGLVLSAVFVPMAFFGGATGAIYKQFSITIVSAMALSVLVALIFTPALCATLLKASDVHKPARGFFKWFNQSFDNSSRGYRKSVGGLLKRPLRSLFVYAGILAVMAFMFVRLPTSFLPDEDQGIFLTMVQLPAGASQERTEAVMTKVAEYYANEPAVQSAFTVSGFSFAGSGQNVGLAFVRLKDWSLRDESQSVQAVIGRAMGYFFSVKEAQIFAFNLPPIMDLGRATGFSMFLQDRGGLGHNALLQARNQLLGMAAQQQSVVGVRPNGMEDAPQLKIEIDQQKAESLGVSIADINQTLAIAWGSTYVNDFVDRGRVKKVFVQADADFRMMPDDLRHWVVRNNQGEMVNFSAFAKTRWVYGPQRLERYNGLPAMEIQGQPAPGFSSGVAMDTMAQLVAQLPPGIGFEWTGTSYQEKLSGSQAPGLYALSILVVFLCLAALYESWSIPFAVILVVPLGVFGALCAAYLGGMGNDVYFQVGLLTTMGLASKNAILIVEFARELQFQGKSLVDAILEAVRLRLRPIIMTSLAFSLGVLPLVLSSGAGSASRNAIGSSVLGGMISATVLAIFLVPVFYLVVIRWFSRDARLSKAN; encoded by the coding sequence ATGGTAAACTTTTTTATTGATCGCCCAATATTTTCTTGGGTTATAGCCATCGTTATTATGCTTGCGGGCGCTTTGGCCATTAAAGAATTGCCGGTTGAACAATACCCGAAAATTGCTCCGCCAGCGGTAACCATTAATGCTAGCTATCCGGGTGCGTCGGCGCAAACCGCTGAGAATGCCGTGACTCAAGTTATTGAACAGTCGATGAATGGCTTAGATAACTTAATGTATATGTCTGCGCAAAGTGATTCCATTGGTAACATTACGATCACATTGACGTTTGAGACTGGCACCGATGCCGATATCGCACAGGTACAAGTTCAAAACAAATTGCAACAAGCCATGCCGTTACTTCCCCAAGAAGTGCAGCAACAAGGTGTTCAAGTCGCTAAGTCGAGTGGTGCTTTTTTAATGGTGATTGGCTTTTATTCTGAGAGTGAAAAGCTAACACGATATGATATATCCGATTACGTCGTCTCTAATATAAAAGATCCCATAAGCCGCACTGCGGGTGTCGGAAATGTTGTTTTATTCGGTAGCCAATATGCTATGCGAGTATGGTTAGATGCGGTTAAATTGGAGCAGTTTCAATTAACACCAAGTGATGTTGTTCAAGCCATTCGAGTGCAGAATAATCAAGTGACTGCTGGCCAACTAGGTGGAATGCCTGCCATCGATGGTCAACAAATTAATTCTGCCATTCTTGCGCAAACGCGATTAGAAACGCCAGAAGAATTCGCGCAGATTCTGTTACGCGTTAATCCTGACGGCTCAAAAGTTCGGTTAGATGACGTTGCACGCGTCGAGCTTGGTGGTGAGAACTACGCGACCATTGCGCGGTTTAATGGCAAGACGTCTTCAGGACTGGCCATTGAATTGGCAACGGGGGCTAATGCGCTAGATACCGCTGAGGCAGTCAAAGCTAAGTTAGATGAGTTGCGACCATTTTTTCCAGAAGACTTGCGCGCAGAAATTCCATACGACACGACTCCTTTTGTAGAAATTTCAATTTCATCGGTGGTACAAACTTTAATAGAAGCCATTGTTCTTGTCTTCTTGGTGATGTACCTGTTCTTACAAAATATTCGTGCAACTTTGATCCCTACATTGGCCGTTCCGGTTGTGTTACTCGGAACCTTTGGCATTATGGCGGCGCTGGGATTCTCGATTAACACATTAACCATGTTTGGAATGGTGCTCGCTATTGGTTTGTTAGTCGATGACGCTATTGTGGTGGTAGAGAATGTCGAACGTGTTATCCATGAAGACGGATTGTCGCCGTATGAGGCGACGCGAAAATCAATGGGGCAAATTACCGGCGCCTTGGTGGGCATAGGTTTAGTGCTGTCTGCGGTTTTCGTACCTATGGCATTTTTTGGTGGTGCGACCGGAGCGATTTACAAGCAGTTCTCAATTACGATTGTTTCGGCAATGGCTTTGTCAGTATTGGTTGCTTTGATCTTCACACCTGCGCTTTGTGCGACGCTACTGAAAGCCAGCGATGTGCATAAACCGGCGCGCGGCTTTTTTAAATGGTTTAACCAATCTTTTGATAATTCCAGTCGAGGGTATCGTAAGAGTGTAGGTGGCTTACTGAAGCGACCGCTACGTTCATTGTTTGTGTATGCGGGTATTCTTGCCGTGATGGCGTTTATGTTTGTACGTCTGCCGACCTCTTTCTTACCCGACGAAGACCAAGGTATTTTTCTTACCATGGTTCAATTACCTGCAGGTGCAAGCCAAGAGCGCACCGAAGCAGTCATGACCAAAGTTGCAGAATATTATGCAAATGAGCCTGCTGTACAATCGGCCTTCACAGTATCGGGTTTTAGTTTTGCAGGCAGCGGGCAAAATGTCGGTTTAGCGTTTGTGCGTTTAAAAGATTGGTCATTACGTGATGAGTCTCAATCTGTACAAGCCGTTATTGGCCGAGCAATGGGATACTTTTTTAGTGTAAAAGAAGCGCAAATTTTTGCTTTTAATCTTCCTCCGATTATGGACTTAGGTCGAGCGACCGGGTTTTCTATGTTCCTACAAGATCGAGGAGGCCTTGGGCACAATGCGTTGCTGCAAGCGCGTAATCAATTATTGGGTATGGCGGCGCAACAGCAAAGTGTCGTTGGTGTTCGTCCGAACGGAATGGAAGACGCGCCACAGTTAAAGATTGAAATTGATCAACAAAAAGCTGAGTCATTGGGCGTGTCTATCGCGGATATCAATCAGACTTTAGCGATTGCTTGGGGTTCGACCTATGTAAATGATTTTGTCGATCGAGGCAGAGTGAAAAAAGTATTCGTACAAGCCGATGCTGACTTTCGAATGATGCCTGATGACTTACGTCATTGGGTGGTGAGAAATAATCAAGGTGAAATGGTTAACTTCAGTGCGTTTGCGAAGACCCGTTGGGTTTATGGACCGCAAAGGTTAGAGCGCTACAACGGGTTACCAGCGATGGAGATTCAGGGTCAGCCAGCACCAGGTTTCAGCTCTGGCGTTGCAATGGATACGATGGCGCAACTGGTTGCGCAATTACCACCGGGTATTGGATTTGAGTGGACCGGCACTTCGTACCAAGAAAAGTTATCGGGCTCTCAAGCACCCGGGCTGTACGCACTTTCTATACTAGTCGTATTCTTATGTCTGGCGGCACTTTATGAAAGTTGGAGCATTCCTTTTGCGGTTATATTGGTTGTGCCTCTCGGAGTCTTCGGTGCCTTATGTGCTGCTTACTTAGGTGGAATGGGTAACGATGTCTACTTTCAAGTCGGTCTTTTAACGACGATGGGATTAGCGTCGAAAAATGCCATTTTGATCGTGGAGTTTGCACGAGAATTACAATTCCAAGGGAAGTCTCTGGTCGACGCCATTTTAGAAGCGGTTCGCTTGCGTCTACGTCCTATTATTATGACGTCTTTAGCCTTCTCGTTGGGCGTCTTGCCTTTGGTATTGAGTTCGGGAGCAGGCTCGGCAAGTCGAAACGCGATTGGAAGCAGTGTGCTAGGTGGAATGATTTCAGCGACGGTTCTGGCGATTTTCCTAGTACCCGTCTTTTACTTAGTGGTGATTCGTTGGTTCAGTCGTGACGCACGTTTGAGTAAAGCGAATTAA
- a CDS encoding GNAT family N-acetyltransferase, protein MLVTERLRVEHLVLNDAGFILDLVNQPDWKTYIGDKNIETLQAAETYLLQGPINSYLENDFGLYKLSLREDIPIGMVGLVRRPGLTIPDLGYALLPEYYGQGYVTEAAKELLDFERKRLDLMTIAALTVPGHHRSHRVLERLGFKTLGQKEVNQQLSDYFEWKSP, encoded by the coding sequence GTGTTAGTGACAGAGCGGTTACGGGTCGAACATTTAGTTCTTAACGATGCGGGTTTTATATTAGATTTAGTTAATCAGCCTGATTGGAAAACCTACATTGGCGATAAGAACATTGAAACTCTGCAAGCGGCAGAAACCTATCTTTTGCAAGGACCCATCAATAGTTATTTAGAGAACGATTTTGGACTCTACAAACTTTCCTTGCGCGAGGATATTCCGATCGGAATGGTAGGGTTAGTACGAAGGCCAGGCTTGACGATTCCCGATCTAGGGTATGCCTTGTTGCCGGAATACTACGGCCAAGGCTATGTAACAGAAGCCGCAAAAGAGCTATTAGATTTTGAACGTAAACGACTTGATCTAATGACGATAGCAGCGCTTACGGTGCCTGGGCATCATCGATCTCATCGTGTCTTAGAGCGCTTAGGTTTTAAAACTTTAGGTCAAAAAGAAGTGAACCAACAATTAAGTGATTATTTTGAATGGAAAAGTCCATGA
- a CDS encoding cytochrome b has product MIRNTETAYGSVAKIIHWLVALVVIGLFSVGVWMVTLDYYSDWHKTAPHYHKSVGLLLAALMIFRLLWRWFNVTPKAPANHTKWERFAAHSAHILLYLLLFALFFSGFLISTADGRGIEIFNWVTVPSLGELFQNQEDIAGEIHEWLAYSLIALVVIHAAAALKHHFIDKDNTLKRMINDNASE; this is encoded by the coding sequence ATGATTCGGAATACTGAAACTGCCTACGGTAGTGTTGCGAAAATTATTCATTGGCTCGTCGCTTTGGTAGTGATTGGCTTGTTTAGCGTTGGTGTATGGATGGTCACACTTGATTACTACAGTGATTGGCACAAGACGGCTCCTCATTATCATAAGAGTGTCGGATTATTATTGGCCGCATTGATGATTTTTCGATTGCTATGGCGTTGGTTCAATGTGACTCCGAAAGCGCCAGCCAACCATACAAAGTGGGAGCGTTTTGCTGCTCATTCTGCGCACATACTGCTTTATCTGTTGCTGTTTGCGTTGTTTTTTTCTGGCTTTTTGATTTCTACCGCCGATGGAAGAGGTATTGAGATTTTTAATTGGGTGACCGTGCCATCGCTCGGAGAACTGTTTCAAAACCAAGAAGATATTGCTGGCGAAATACACGAATGGCTGGCTTATTCATTGATCGCTCTCGTAGTCATTCATGCAGCGGCGGCGTTAAAGCATCATTTTATCGACAAAGACAATACGCTAAAGCGAATGATTAATGATAATGCATCGGAATAA
- a CDS encoding ATP-binding protein codes for MSGFIPDISHSHLEPYFAALQRQRAIPLCQTYQVILGCAAILVASAQSFVIEDYRLWMISLALITMAFALYYKTYLSPSRHIRSFESTAIPITWLFLAAIHVPSVSDHGLEYLRQTVVIIALFALSILHLQKKALYLLLYSSAVICIIFSWRNNIPIVEFTSIVFSILVATALSVVTYRHVNHHDWRLFRFERQLYEINKMAVKAQEDEMRANQMKSRFLANMSHEIRTPLTSIVGYAEKIKHQILSLPQLKQSSSIILDNSQYLLSLINDILDLSKVEAGKLEIEEIESDIFELMNELELSLEKVADKNQVLLDINFIMPFPEKIICDEKRLKQIISNLCNNAIKFSKAGKVQVEVSANQNLKVILFKVIDNGIGMDDVTLRNLFKPFVQGDPSTTRRYGGTGLGLHISHQLAKRMEGDIKVLSQKGVGSEFTVILPLKISNSSIWLDTKPTIARLPKDFSFYAEKKFAGSVLIAEDQPDNRALLMDMLTDYGIETVCVENGEQALEKTLTNDFDLLLIDIQMPIMDGLTAAQQIRACGVETPMYALTANVMTQDIELYKKHGFAGAISKPIDHSELISLFSKHLVEQSQQQAIAQTIAENMHSKRLPELRKNYIPTLIEDVDKLKTAIGTLESLNQQTLTRVAHRIKGTAGNFELDSVTDYAALIESETNAWLSGIHFLVGALEHHLKEVVDKNER; via the coding sequence ATGTCAGGATTTATACCAGATATATCCCATTCCCACTTAGAACCTTACTTCGCCGCGTTGCAACGACAGCGGGCTATTCCACTGTGCCAAACCTACCAAGTAATATTGGGCTGCGCGGCAATACTTGTTGCCAGTGCACAGTCGTTCGTCATAGAAGATTATCGACTTTGGATGATTTCGTTGGCGCTTATAACTATGGCATTTGCGCTCTACTACAAAACCTACTTGAGCCCGAGCCGGCACATACGCTCATTTGAGTCGACTGCTATCCCGATAACTTGGTTATTTCTAGCGGCTATTCATGTACCTTCGGTTTCCGATCATGGGCTCGAATACCTTCGCCAAACCGTCGTTATTATCGCACTTTTTGCGCTAAGCATTCTTCATCTTCAGAAGAAAGCGTTATATCTGCTGCTCTATTCGAGTGCCGTAATTTGTATTATTTTCTCGTGGAGAAATAATATACCCATCGTTGAGTTCACTAGCATTGTGTTTTCAATTTTGGTTGCAACCGCACTCTCCGTGGTCACCTACCGTCATGTTAATCATCATGACTGGCGTTTGTTCCGATTTGAACGTCAGCTGTATGAAATCAATAAGATGGCCGTCAAAGCGCAAGAAGATGAAATGCGCGCCAATCAAATGAAATCTCGATTTCTTGCCAACATGAGCCATGAAATTAGAACGCCCCTAACCTCCATTGTTGGTTACGCCGAGAAAATCAAACACCAAATACTTAGCCTACCGCAATTAAAGCAATCCAGCTCTATTATTCTCGATAACAGTCAATATCTATTGAGTTTAATAAACGATATTTTAGATTTATCGAAAGTCGAAGCAGGAAAGTTGGAGATTGAGGAAATTGAGAGCGATATATTTGAATTGATGAACGAACTTGAATTAAGTTTGGAAAAAGTCGCTGATAAAAACCAAGTGCTATTGGATATCAACTTTATCATGCCTTTTCCGGAAAAAATCATCTGTGATGAAAAACGACTTAAACAGATTATCAGTAATCTCTGTAACAATGCGATCAAGTTTTCTAAAGCAGGTAAAGTACAAGTCGAAGTCTCCGCGAATCAAAATCTAAAAGTTATTTTATTTAAAGTTATCGATAACGGTATTGGCATGGATGACGTAACGCTACGAAATTTGTTTAAGCCCTTCGTGCAAGGTGATCCTTCAACAACACGTCGCTACGGCGGAACAGGCCTGGGGTTACATATCTCGCACCAATTGGCAAAGCGAATGGAAGGCGATATAAAAGTGCTCAGCCAAAAAGGTGTTGGTTCAGAGTTTACCGTCATTTTACCTTTGAAAATATCCAATAGTAGTATTTGGCTTGATACAAAACCTACCATCGCACGCTTACCGAAAGATTTCAGTTTCTATGCAGAAAAGAAGTTCGCTGGGTCTGTTTTGATTGCGGAAGATCAACCCGATAATCGCGCTTTACTGATGGATATGCTAACTGACTATGGCATAGAAACCGTCTGCGTTGAAAATGGCGAGCAAGCCTTAGAAAAAACGCTAACCAACGATTTCGATTTATTACTCATTGATATACAAATGCCGATAATGGACGGCTTAACCGCTGCACAGCAAATTCGCGCCTGCGGAGTTGAAACACCCATGTATGCATTGACCGCCAATGTAATGACACAAGATATAGAGCTGTATAAAAAACATGGCTTTGCTGGAGCCATTTCTAAACCCATCGACCACAGTGAGTTAATTTCGCTATTTTCAAAACACCTAGTTGAGCAAAGCCAACAACAAGCGATTGCCCAAACAATCGCAGAAAATATGCATAGTAAAAGACTGCCCGAGCTAAGAAAAAATTATATTCCAACATTGATTGAGGATGTCGATAAACTTAAAACGGCCATTGGAACACTGGAATCGTTGAATCAACAAACCTTAACCAGAGTAGCGCATAGAATAAAGGGAACTGCTGGCAATTTTGAATTGGATAGTGTGACCGATTATGCGGCTTTGATCGAATCAGAAACAAACGCTTGGCTATCTGGCATTCACTTTTTAGTCGGAGCACTGGAGCATCATTTAAAAGAAGTAGTCGATAAAAATGAACGATAA
- a CDS encoding peptidylprolyl isomerase gives MKNVLLLLASSLICSGCFATALSGIVLPQESTTQQQWSISGELFDYFYNKFGKPYDLSPKKFATLWGDSISIYQFTKLTHPDALKRNAVDYSEQWYFEQFLVSYYRSINPTQETTTFESVLRSIEQRQLEKLFKHQSTLGYELTKVQRRQLDKIQVYQDTAFKHLDFSLTDLFDRLSIQDKQKLLKQDRATLLREVELKLIAFKAQQFLQPKKIFTSLELGYKSLLFSPRIKHFYGVTLEQHSDGPKLKQWRDSVSAKDIERYYKKNKNEFSYIRQASVYYQTLPTLQQARRVAKQWQKHLPQKDPEKIDKNFSDKWLSSVALSLPPKTISQPIRSPQGTWLVVYVLNQDFAIYPLDSETVRYAAKRHLGQEKAKSYYNQLLKEQRETQGIAIDE, from the coding sequence ATGAAGAATGTATTGTTACTTCTTGCAAGCAGCCTGATTTGTTCAGGCTGCTTTGCGACCGCCCTCTCAGGAATAGTATTACCGCAAGAATCGACAACTCAACAGCAATGGTCGATCAGTGGTGAGCTGTTTGACTATTTTTATAATAAATTTGGTAAGCCTTATGATTTATCGCCAAAGAAGTTCGCAACATTATGGGGCGATAGCATTTCGATTTACCAGTTCACCAAACTCACTCATCCTGATGCTTTAAAAAGAAATGCGGTCGACTATAGTGAACAGTGGTACTTTGAGCAATTTTTAGTAAGTTACTATCGCTCAATTAATCCAACCCAAGAAACAACGACGTTTGAGTCCGTACTCCGTTCTATTGAACAACGACAACTCGAAAAACTGTTCAAGCACCAGTCAACCTTGGGATATGAGCTGACAAAAGTGCAGCGCCGACAACTCGATAAGATACAAGTTTATCAAGACACTGCTTTTAAACATCTTGACTTTTCGCTAACCGATTTATTCGATCGCCTATCAATTCAAGATAAACAAAAGCTACTAAAACAAGATAGAGCAACCCTATTGCGCGAAGTTGAGTTGAAGTTAATCGCATTCAAGGCGCAACAATTTTTACAGCCAAAAAAGATTTTTACTTCATTAGAACTAGGTTACAAAAGTTTGCTCTTCTCTCCACGCATTAAGCATTTTTACGGAGTAACCTTAGAGCAACATAGCGATGGCCCAAAACTAAAACAGTGGAGAGACTCAGTATCGGCGAAAGACATTGAGCGTTATTATAAAAAGAACAAAAACGAATTCAGCTATATTCGTCAAGCTTCAGTCTATTATCAAACACTGCCTACACTTCAACAAGCGCGTCGAGTGGCAAAACAATGGCAAAAACATCTACCGCAGAAGGATCCAGAAAAGATCGATAAAAACTTTTCGGATAAATGGCTAAGTTCGGTCGCATTAAGCTTGCCTCCGAAGACGATAAGTCAACCGATTCGTAGCCCTCAAGGAACATGGTTGGTCGTCTATGTGCTGAATCAAGACTTCGCAATTTATCCACTTGATAGTGAAACAGTAAGGTATGCAGCCAAAAGGCATTTGGGGCAAGAAAAAGCCAAGTCTTACTACAACCAACTGTTGAAAGAACAGAGAGAAACACAAGGCATTGCTATTGATGAATAA
- a CDS encoding TetR family transcriptional regulator: MARRTKAEAEATREAILDAAEHLFYQHGVSRTTLAKIASQADVTRGAIYWHFEDKADLFNAMLARVRLPFHNLLKKLDALESGDPIAQIKELMVSGLTLIGTSEQHRRVLTIVFHRCEYIDELNPAVNTQAELDYEALEIMEKTFRRAKSNNLLRDDLDPKVAAYSLHVFIKGLISSYLIQPNECDLQSIASTMVDTMLRGMLKAR; encoded by the coding sequence ATGGCGCGCCGAACCAAAGCAGAAGCAGAAGCAACTCGAGAAGCTATCCTAGATGCGGCAGAGCACTTATTCTACCAACATGGCGTATCGCGAACGACTCTAGCTAAAATTGCTAGCCAAGCTGACGTAACTCGGGGAGCAATTTACTGGCATTTTGAAGACAAAGCGGATCTATTCAATGCGATGTTAGCCAGAGTTCGCCTTCCTTTCCATAACCTTTTGAAAAAGCTCGATGCACTCGAGTCCGGCGATCCCATCGCTCAAATTAAAGAGCTTATGGTTAGTGGTTTAACCTTGATTGGTACCAGCGAGCAACATCGTCGTGTCTTAACCATTGTGTTTCATCGTTGCGAATATATCGATGAATTAAACCCCGCAGTGAACACTCAGGCTGAGTTAGATTACGAGGCCTTAGAAATTATGGAAAAAACCTTCAGACGAGCAAAAAGCAACAACTTACTTCGCGATGATCTCGACCCAAAGGTCGCAGCTTACAGCTTACACGTTTTTATAAAAGGACTGATCAGTTCTTATTTAATTCAACCAAACGAATGCGACCTTCAAAGCATTGCATCGACCATGGTTGATACAATGCTTCGAGGGATGTTAAAAGCACGTTAA